One segment of Sphingomonas qomolangmaensis DNA contains the following:
- a CDS encoding energy transducer TonB yields MAYADQKAGSGRIVAIIIVAAVHAVLGYFLVSGLAYQYVKQVSEELNTFDVQEPPPPPPEEEPPPPPPDTPQVQPPPVVTPPPLVRTNTPPPVVIQSVNTPPPSIVTTMIAAPPVPAAPVAPPVPAPPKVSKKAGPKGNPGSWFSNDDYPPAARRAEAEGRVSVSVTVGTNGRVTACRVTSSSGNSDLDNTTCRLAERRGRFSPALDDAGNPIQATYSLPGIRWQLED; encoded by the coding sequence ATGGCCTATGCTGACCAAAAAGCGGGCTCTGGCCGTATCGTGGCGATCATCATCGTTGCCGCGGTGCATGCCGTGCTCGGTTATTTCCTGGTCTCCGGCCTCGCGTATCAATACGTGAAGCAGGTGAGCGAAGAGTTAAACACCTTCGACGTCCAGGAACCGCCGCCGCCGCCGCCAGAAGAAGAGCCGCCGCCCCCACCGCCTGACACGCCGCAGGTGCAGCCACCCCCCGTGGTGACCCCGCCGCCGCTCGTGCGGACCAACACGCCGCCGCCGGTGGTGATCCAGTCGGTCAACACGCCGCCGCCTTCGATCGTCACGACGATGATCGCGGCGCCGCCAGTCCCTGCAGCGCCCGTCGCGCCGCCGGTTCCGGCGCCGCCCAAGGTGTCGAAGAAGGCTGGGCCCAAGGGCAATCCGGGTTCGTGGTTCTCGAACGACGACTATCCCCCCGCTGCGCGTCGCGCAGAGGCCGAGGGTCGTGTGTCGGTTTCGGTAACCGTTGGCACCAATGGCCGCGTCACCGCCTGCCGCGTGACCTCGTCGAGCGGTAACAGCGATCTCGACAACACGACGTGCCGTCTTGCCGAACGTCGCGGACGCTTCTCACCGGCACTCGACGATGCGGGCAATCCGATCCAGGCGACGTACAGCCTGCCGGGCATCCGCTGGCAGCTCGAAGACTGA
- a CDS encoding MotA/TolQ/ExbB proton channel family protein — translation MLTTILAAAAPAGENPYGLAAALKEGGLIAQGTFGILVIMSIVSFYIMFTKLFEQQKIMNQAKRMRADFWKSNSLKEGAAKLDKNSAYRQIVDDGLAAQEQHGKLTDPVEAHDWLHGSLARSEASINSKLGGGLAFLATVGATAPFIGLFGTVIGIYRALVKIGSSGQASIDAVAGPVGEALIMTALGLLVAVPAVLAYNWLQRRNKAISEDLSAFSNDVLGFLASNGAVRPTNASVAASKPVAPVAKPATTTAGQTGGVQTRA, via the coding sequence ATGCTCACCACCATCCTCGCTGCGGCGGCTCCGGCCGGCGAAAACCCCTACGGTCTGGCAGCCGCGCTGAAAGAAGGCGGCCTGATCGCTCAGGGCACCTTCGGCATCCTCGTCATCATGTCGATCGTGTCGTTCTACATCATGTTCACCAAGCTGTTCGAGCAGCAGAAGATCATGAACCAGGCCAAGCGCATGCGCGCCGACTTCTGGAAGTCGAACAGCCTGAAGGAAGGCGCCGCCAAGCTCGACAAGAATTCGGCCTATCGCCAGATCGTCGACGACGGCCTGGCCGCGCAGGAGCAGCATGGCAAGCTGACCGATCCGGTCGAGGCGCATGACTGGCTGCACGGTTCGCTCGCGCGTTCGGAGGCGTCGATCAACTCGAAGCTCGGCGGCGGTCTCGCCTTCCTGGCAACCGTGGGTGCGACCGCACCGTTCATCGGCCTGTTCGGTACCGTTATCGGTATCTACCGCGCCCTGGTGAAGATCGGTTCGTCGGGCCAGGCGTCGATCGACGCGGTTGCCGGCCCCGTCGGTGAAGCGCTGATCATGACCGCACTCGGCCTGCTCGTTGCGGTGCCTGCGGTGCTGGCGTACAACTGGCTGCAGCGTCGCAATAAGGCGATCTCGGAAGATCTGAGCGCGTTCTCGAACGACGTTCTGGGCTTCCTCGCATCGAACGGCGCGGTTCGCCCGACGAACGCCTCGGTTGCTGCAAGCAAGCCGGTTGCCCCGGTTGCGAAGCCTGCCACGACCACTGCCGGCCAGACCGGCGGCGTGCAGACCCGCGCCTGA
- a CDS encoding ExbD/TolR family protein yields MAMSVGGDSTDKPLSDINTTPLVDVMLVLLIIFLIAVPVAIQAVDLELPKVAYEPTTTKPENINLSVSGSEAGCKVYWNLTQVDSGELLRRGAENLQAVVTRFGDNLKPDDIPEVHIRGDVNTPYRCIGGAIYTMQQAGFVKVGFISEPPAGTARGRV; encoded by the coding sequence ATGGCGATGAGCGTTGGTGGCGACTCCACCGATAAACCACTTTCGGACATCAACACGACTCCTCTGGTGGATGTCATGCTGGTGCTCCTGATCATCTTCCTGATCGCGGTTCCGGTCGCAATCCAGGCGGTCGATCTCGAATTGCCCAAGGTGGCGTACGAGCCGACGACCACCAAGCCCGAGAATATCAACCTTTCGGTCAGCGGCTCCGAAGCCGGTTGCAAGGTGTATTGGAACCTTACCCAGGTCGACAGCGGCGAATTGCTGCGGCGCGGGGCGGAAAATCTTCAGGCAGTGGTGACGCGATTCGGCGACAACCTGAAGCCCGACGATATTCCCGAGGTGCATATTCGCGGTGACGTGAACACGCCGTATCGCTGCATCGGCGGCGCGATCTACACGATGCAGCAGGCTGGCTTCGTGAAAGTCGGCTTCATTTCGGAACCGCCGGCGGGCACTGCCCGTGGCCGGGTCTGA
- a CDS encoding ExbD/TolR family protein: MAMSGGKDDGEPMMDLNMTPLIDVLLVLLIMFIITIPIQTHAVKVDLPQPNPDDNRNQVDPVKNKIVIDAAGTVSWNGAPVNDVTLSQYLDQSVALDPEPELHFQPEPTARYERVDQILAIVKRANVTKLGFIGNEQYREF, translated from the coding sequence ATGGCAATGAGCGGCGGCAAAGACGACGGCGAGCCGATGATGGACCTGAACATGACGCCGTTGATCGACGTCCTGCTCGTGCTCCTCATCATGTTCATCATCACCATCCCGATCCAGACGCACGCGGTGAAGGTCGATCTTCCCCAGCCCAACCCGGACGATAATCGCAACCAGGTCGATCCTGTGAAGAACAAGATCGTGATCGATGCTGCGGGCACGGTCAGCTGGAACGGCGCACCCGTCAACGACGTGACGCTTTCGCAGTATCTCGACCAGTCGGTCGCGCTCGATCCCGAGCCCGAGCTGCACTTCCAGCCCGAGCCGACCGCGCGCTACGAGCGGGTCGACCAGATCCTGGCGATCGTGAAGCGTGCGAACGTCACCAAGCTGGGCTTCATCGGCAACGAGCAATATCGCGAGTTCTGA
- a CDS encoding tetratricopeptide repeat protein: protein MRATKLIIVAAMLGVPAASAGAQNRTDPYAHNAIERGQFSEAEASLRAQLLVEPAKPELLLNLAAIYARTNRLEQAEALYARVMAGEDVSLLLRPDYALGAHAIAQRGLRKLDVQRTAGR from the coding sequence ATGCGTGCTACCAAGTTGATCATTGTCGCGGCGATGCTGGGTGTACCGGCGGCGTCGGCCGGGGCGCAGAACCGGACCGATCCCTATGCGCATAACGCGATCGAGCGCGGCCAATTCAGCGAGGCCGAGGCATCGCTGCGTGCGCAGTTGCTGGTCGAACCAGCGAAGCCCGAATTGCTGCTGAACCTCGCCGCGATCTACGCGCGCACCAACCGGCTCGAACAGGCCGAGGCGCTATACGCGCGCGTCATGGCGGGCGAGGACGTGTCGCTGCTGCTACGCCCCGATTATGCGCTGGGCGCGCACGCGATCGCGCAGCGCGGGCTACGCAAGCTCGACGTGCAGCGCACCGCGGGCCGTTGA
- the dcd gene encoding dCTP deaminase, translated as MILSDRWIREAATTRRMIEPFTESQRREGCISYGLSSYGYDARVADEFKIFTNVDSAIVDPKNFDSNSFVDRKTDCCIIPPNSFALARTVEYFRVPRDVLVICLGKSTYARCGIIVNVTPLEPEWEGHVTLEFSNTTPLPAKIYANEGACQFLFLQGNEICETSYADRAGKYMGQRGVTLPKL; from the coding sequence ATGATCCTGTCCGACCGCTGGATTCGCGAGGCCGCCACGACGCGGCGGATGATCGAGCCCTTCACCGAATCGCAGCGCCGCGAAGGCTGCATCAGCTACGGGCTGTCATCCTATGGCTATGACGCGCGCGTCGCCGACGAATTCAAGATCTTCACCAATGTCGACAGCGCGATCGTCGACCCCAAGAATTTCGATTCGAACAGCTTCGTCGATCGCAAGACCGATTGCTGCATCATCCCGCCCAACAGCTTCGCGCTGGCGCGGACGGTGGAATATTTCCGGGTGCCGCGCGACGTGCTGGTGATCTGCCTCGGCAAATCGACCTATGCGCGCTGCGGGATCATCGTGAACGTCACCCCGCTCGAACCCGAATGGGAGGGGCATGTGACGCTCGAATTCTCGAACACGACGCCGCTACCCGCCAAGATCTATGCCAATGAGGGCGCGTGCCAGTTCCTGTTCCTTCAAGGGAACGAGATCTGCGAGACCAGCTACGCCGACCGTGCGGGCAAATATATGGGGCAGCGCGGGGTAACGCTGCCCAAGCTGTGA
- a CDS encoding DUF808 domain-containing protein has protein sequence MAGGLVALLDDVAALTKLAAASIDDVGAAAARAGAKSAGVVIDDAAVTPRYVVGLPPQRELPIIGKIALGSLKNKLLFLLPAALAISAWLPWALTPLLMIGGAYLCFEGTEKVYEALAGKDHGQEVAAITDPQELEDRQVSGAIRTDFILSAEIMAIALADLDTGSIWQQALVLALVGLAITVGVYGFVAIIVKMDDVGLHLAKGGGAGAGFGRGLVKAMPVLLKFLSIVGTAAMIWVGGGIIVHGLAGFGLAGIEHGIHDVAVAAGGALAGARGVVEWIVTAFGAGIVGLVVGGAIVAILHLLPKKAGAAAAH, from the coding sequence ATGGCCGGAGGATTGGTTGCGCTGCTCGACGACGTGGCGGCGCTGACGAAGCTGGCGGCAGCGTCGATCGACGATGTCGGCGCCGCGGCGGCGCGCGCGGGGGCGAAGTCGGCGGGGGTGGTGATCGACGATGCCGCGGTCACGCCGCGCTATGTGGTCGGCCTGCCGCCGCAACGCGAGCTGCCGATCATCGGCAAGATCGCGCTGGGGTCGCTCAAGAACAAGTTGCTGTTCCTGCTGCCCGCGGCGCTCGCGATCAGCGCATGGCTTCCCTGGGCGCTGACGCCGCTGCTGATGATCGGCGGCGCCTATCTCTGCTTCGAAGGGACCGAGAAGGTCTATGAAGCGCTAGCGGGCAAGGACCATGGCCAGGAGGTCGCGGCGATCACCGACCCGCAGGAGCTCGAGGATCGCCAGGTATCGGGGGCGATCCGCACCGACTTCATCCTGTCGGCCGAGATCATGGCGATCGCGCTCGCCGATCTCGACACCGGGTCGATCTGGCAGCAGGCGCTGGTACTCGCGCTGGTCGGGCTGGCGATCACCGTCGGCGTCTATGGCTTCGTCGCGATCATCGTGAAGATGGACGATGTCGGGCTGCATCTGGCCAAGGGCGGGGGTGCAGGCGCCGGCTTCGGGCGGGGGCTGGTCAAGGCGATGCCCGTGCTGCTGAAATTCCTGTCGATCGTCGGCACCGCGGCGATGATCTGGGTCGGCGGCGGGATCATCGTCCACGGTTTGGCCGGCTTCGGGCTGGCGGGGATCGAGCATGGCATCCACGACGTCGCGGTGGCAGCGGGTGGTGCGCTGGCGGGCGCGCGCGGCGTGGTCGAATGGATCGTCACCGCGTTCGGCGCTGGGATCGTCGGGCTGGTGGTGGGCGGCGCGATCGTCGCGATCCTGCACTTGTTGCCCAAGAAGGCGGGGGCGGCGGCGGCGCACTGA
- a CDS encoding cytidine deaminase, translated as MTQTDPTAIDPQPLIAAARDAARNAHAPYSRFSVGAAVLLTDGSVVTGANFENASYGLSLCAETVAIATLSAAGRLRDVVAIGVIGGMQVDGVATGTDPVRPCGRCRQVLNEAAGMGARDIAVFCAGAQGERIETHRLRDLLPHAFGPGDLGL; from the coding sequence TTGACCCAGACCGACCCGACCGCGATCGACCCGCAACCGCTGATCGCCGCCGCGCGCGACGCCGCGCGCAACGCCCACGCGCCCTATTCGCGCTTCTCGGTCGGCGCCGCGGTGCTGCTGACCGACGGCAGCGTGGTCACCGGCGCAAATTTCGAGAATGCCAGCTACGGCCTGTCGCTGTGCGCCGAGACCGTCGCGATCGCGACGCTCAGCGCGGCGGGGCGGCTGCGCGATGTCGTCGCGATCGGGGTGATCGGCGGGATGCAGGTCGACGGCGTCGCCACCGGCACCGATCCGGTGCGGCCGTGCGGGCGCTGCCGCCAGGTGCTCAACGAGGCCGCAGGCATGGGCGCGCGCGACATCGCGGTGTTCTGCGCGGGCGCGCAGGGCGAGCGGATCGAAACCCACCGGCTGCGCGACCTGTTGCCGCACGCCTTCGGCCCCGGCGACCTCGGCTTGTGA
- a CDS encoding GH25 family lysozyme yields MQFWGLGRLLIAVGAAGAIAGGGWIYAGQWQPPIEQYAVQGVDVSAATGAIDWYVARGDGVDFAYVVATQGDVSRDAAFERHWRALPVAGVRRGALHLYAPCRPGTEQADHFNATVPRTADALPAAVAFELDPACIPAPTRGAMLGEVKAFLARVERHTGKPALLRASPAFEAQYRLSEGIDRTFWALRAFREPTYLARGWRMWQANPIRRVDGIERPAHWNVVAT; encoded by the coding sequence GTGCAATTTTGGGGGCTGGGGCGGCTGCTGATCGCAGTCGGCGCGGCGGGGGCGATTGCGGGCGGCGGCTGGATCTATGCCGGCCAGTGGCAACCGCCGATCGAGCAATATGCGGTGCAGGGGGTCGATGTCAGCGCGGCGACGGGCGCGATCGACTGGTATGTCGCGCGCGGCGACGGCGTCGATTTTGCCTATGTCGTCGCGACGCAGGGCGACGTGTCGCGCGACGCCGCGTTCGAGCGGCATTGGCGGGCGCTGCCCGTGGCCGGCGTTCGGCGCGGCGCGTTGCACCTCTACGCGCCGTGCCGCCCGGGCACCGAACAGGCCGATCATTTCAACGCCACCGTCCCGCGCACCGCCGACGCGCTCCCCGCCGCGGTCGCGTTCGAGCTCGACCCGGCCTGCATCCCCGCCCCCACCCGCGGCGCGATGCTCGGCGAAGTGAAGGCGTTCCTCGCGCGCGTCGAACGCCATACCGGCAAGCCCGCCTTGCTGCGCGCGTCGCCCGCCTTCGAGGCGCAATACCGACTGAGCGAGGGCATCGACCGCACCTTCTGGGCGCTGCGCGCGTTTCGCGAGCCCACCTATCTGGCGCGCGGCTGGCGCATGTGGCAGGCGAACCCGATCCGCCGCGTCGATGGTATCGAACGGCCCGCCCATTGGAACGTGGTAGCAACTTGA
- a CDS encoding UPF0262 family protein gives MADPRIIAVTLDERTILWRNADIEQERRIAIFDLLEGNYFKPLREHPDGYAGPYKLTISVEEGRLALAMAREDGSPLETLVLAMGRFQRPIKSYFAICDSYYQAIRSATAEHIETVDMARRAVHNEAAELLKERLERNIEVDFDTARRLFTLICVLHIKS, from the coding sequence ATGGCCGACCCCAGGATCATCGCCGTCACGCTGGACGAACGCACGATCCTGTGGCGCAACGCCGATATCGAACAGGAGCGGCGGATCGCGATCTTCGATCTGCTCGAAGGCAATTATTTCAAGCCGTTGCGCGAGCATCCCGATGGCTATGCCGGCCCCTACAAGCTGACGATCAGCGTCGAGGAGGGGCGGCTGGCGCTGGCGATGGCGCGCGAGGACGGATCGCCGCTCGAAACGCTGGTGCTGGCGATGGGGCGCTTCCAGCGGCCGATCAAAAGCTATTTCGCGATTTGCGACAGCTATTATCAGGCGATCCGCAGCGCCACCGCCGAGCATATCGAGACCGTCGATATGGCGCGCCGCGCGGTCCACAACGAGGCCGCCGAGCTGCTGAAGGAACGGCTCGAGCGCAACATCGAGGTCGATTTCGATACCGCGCGGCGGCTGTTCACGTTGATCTGCGTGCTGCACATTAAATCATAA
- a CDS encoding replicative DNA helicase — protein MATLPVIHTAPGEGLRLPQNVEAEAALLGAMMIDNRLADDVSDMLTPDHFFEPVHGRIFGAIGKLRGEDMLANPLTLRPMFAGDEGMKELGGPAYLAQLTGSGAGLIGAKQFAKQIYDLAMLRTLVEVGRDLVEKAMDTSEAINPAAQVEAAEEALFAVAAGRDTTKTIKTFAQATTAAVDMAAKALNTGGGLSGVTTGFDSINARIGGLHHSDLMILAGRPGMGKTSLATNIAFNASRRWIDDMALGIAPKDSVGAKVAFFSLEMSADQLATRILAEQSRISSEALRMGKISKAEFRQLADAATDLQNLPLFIDDTAGLSISALHTRVRRLKRQLKDDLKFIVVDYLQLLSGSNNRAGDNRVQEISEISRGLKTLAKDLDVPVMALSQLSRAVEQREDKRPMLSDLRESGSIEQDADIVFFVYREDYYVAAREPKRPVEGDDPRVFEDHQKWHMEMERVYGLAELIIAKQRHGATGKVILKFEPEITRFSDYAGPQYAGPLE, from the coding sequence ATGGCAACGCTCCCCGTGATTCATACCGCCCCCGGCGAGGGGCTGCGGCTCCCGCAGAATGTCGAGGCCGAAGCGGCATTGCTCGGCGCGATGATGATCGACAACCGGCTGGCCGACGATGTGTCGGACATGCTGACCCCCGACCATTTCTTCGAGCCGGTGCATGGCCGAATCTTCGGCGCGATCGGCAAGCTGCGCGGCGAGGACATGCTCGCCAACCCGCTGACGCTGCGGCCGATGTTCGCGGGCGACGAGGGTATGAAGGAGCTGGGCGGCCCAGCCTATCTGGCGCAGCTGACCGGATCGGGCGCGGGGCTGATCGGCGCCAAGCAGTTCGCCAAGCAGATCTACGACCTGGCGATGCTGCGCACGCTGGTCGAGGTCGGGCGCGACCTGGTCGAAAAGGCGATGGACACGTCGGAGGCGATCAATCCGGCGGCGCAGGTCGAGGCCGCCGAAGAGGCGCTGTTCGCGGTCGCGGCGGGGCGCGACACCACCAAGACGATCAAGACCTTCGCGCAGGCGACTACCGCCGCGGTCGACATGGCGGCCAAGGCGCTCAACACCGGCGGTGGCCTGTCGGGCGTCACCACCGGGTTCGACAGCATCAACGCGCGGATCGGTGGCCTGCATCATTCGGATTTGATGATCCTTGCCGGGCGTCCGGGCATGGGCAAGACCTCGCTCGCCACCAACATCGCCTTCAACGCGTCGCGGCGCTGGATCGACGATATGGCGCTCGGGATCGCGCCCAAGGATTCGGTGGGCGCCAAGGTCGCCTTCTTCAGCCTCGAAATGTCCGCCGACCAGCTGGCGACGCGTATCCTCGCCGAACAATCGCGAATCAGTTCGGAAGCTTTGCGCATGGGCAAGATCAGCAAGGCCGAGTTCCGCCAATTGGCCGATGCCGCGACCGACCTGCAGAACCTGCCCTTGTTCATCGACGATACCGCAGGCCTTTCGATCAGCGCGCTGCACACGCGCGTTCGCCGCTTGAAGCGCCAATTGAAGGACGATCTGAAGTTCATCGTCGTCGATTACCTCCAGCTTCTGTCGGGATCAAACAATCGCGCGGGCGACAATCGCGTGCAGGAAATCTCGGAGATCAGCCGCGGCTTGAAGACGCTCGCCAAGGATCTCGACGTGCCGGTGATGGCGCTGTCGCAGCTCAGCCGCGCGGTCGAGCAGCGCGAGGACAAGCGCCCGATGCTGTCGGACCTTCGCGAGTCGGGGTCGATCGAGCAGGACGCCGACATCGTGTTCTTCGTCTATCGCGAGGATTATTACGTCGCCGCGCGCGAGCCCAAGCGCCCGGTCGAGGGCGACGATCCGCGCGTGTTCGAAGACCATCAGAAATGGCATATGGAGATGGAGCGGGTCTATGGCCTCGCCGAGCTAATCATCGCCAAGCAGCGCCACGGCGCGACGGGCAAGGTCATCCTGAAGTTCGAGCCCGAGATCACGCGGTTCAGCGACTATGCCGGTCCGCAATATGCGGGGCCGCTGGAGTAA
- a CDS encoding 2-hydroxyacid dehydrogenase has protein sequence MPDQRSARPKVIVTRALPDGASDRMIELFDTVLNRDDVPMPRAALAAAMADCDVLVPTVTDSIDGALIAGAGPRLKLIANYGAGVNHIDLKAARARGILVTNTPGVLTEDTADMTMALIVGVPRRLAEGEKLVRSGAWTGWSPTAMLGHRIGGKTLGIVGMGRIGQAVAARARAFGLTIHYHNRHRLPGVLEAQLGATWHAELDEMLEAIDILTIHTPRNADSENLIDARRIGLLRPHVYVINASRGGILDEEALVDALEAGRLAGAGLDVWKHEPAIDPRLLALPNVVMTPHMGSATFEGRAATGAKVIANIRVWADGHRPPDQVLDGWV, from the coding sequence ATGCCCGATCAGCGATCCGCCCGCCCCAAGGTAATCGTCACCCGAGCGCTGCCCGACGGCGCTTCGGACCGCATGATCGAATTGTTCGATACCGTCCTCAACCGCGACGACGTGCCGATGCCGCGCGCGGCGCTGGCGGCGGCGATGGCCGATTGCGACGTGCTGGTGCCGACGGTCACCGATTCGATCGACGGCGCGTTGATCGCGGGTGCGGGGCCGCGGCTCAAGCTGATCGCCAATTACGGCGCCGGGGTGAACCATATCGACCTCAAGGCCGCACGCGCGCGCGGCATCCTGGTCACCAACACGCCCGGCGTGCTCACCGAAGACACCGCCGACATGACCATGGCGCTGATCGTCGGCGTCCCCCGCCGGCTGGCCGAGGGCGAGAAGCTGGTGCGGTCGGGCGCCTGGACCGGCTGGAGCCCCACCGCGATGCTGGGGCACCGGATCGGCGGCAAGACGCTCGGCATCGTCGGCATGGGGCGGATCGGCCAGGCGGTGGCGGCACGCGCGCGCGCCTTCGGGCTGACGATCCATTATCACAACCGCCACCGCCTGCCCGGCGTGCTCGAAGCGCAGCTCGGCGCGACCTGGCACGCCGAGCTCGACGAGATGCTGGAGGCGATCGACATTCTGACGATCCACACCCCGCGCAACGCCGACAGCGAAAACCTGATCGATGCGCGCCGGATCGGGCTGCTGCGCCCGCACGTCTATGTCATCAACGCCTCGCGCGGCGGCATCCTCGACGAAGAGGCACTGGTCGACGCGCTCGAGGCCGGGCGGCTGGCGGGCGCCGGGCTCGACGTGTGGAAGCACGAGCCTGCGATCGATCCGCGGCTACTGGCGCTCCCCAATGTGGTGATGACCCCGCATATGGGATCGGCGACCTTCGAGGGCCGCGCGGCGACGGGGGCGAAGGTGATCGCCAACATCCGCGTCTGGGCCGATGGCCACCGCCCGCCCGACCAGGTGCTCGACGGCTGGGTTTAG
- a CDS encoding SH3 domain-containing protein has translation MSKGGLAATAITLALIAAPVSAQQRKPPYYASIAASEARMRTGPGRNYPVNWVYVRADLPIRVIDIYRDWRKVESADGTSGWMQVGLLSDRRTGIVQGGITELRESADAGARVAWRVAPGVVGRIIGCARGWCRIDIKGRGGYIEQARLWGVAPDEDVD, from the coding sequence ATGAGCAAAGGCGGCCTGGCCGCGACGGCGATCACCCTGGCGTTGATCGCGGCGCCGGTATCGGCGCAGCAGCGCAAGCCGCCTTATTATGCGTCGATCGCGGCGAGCGAGGCGCGGATGCGGACCGGGCCGGGGCGCAATTACCCGGTGAACTGGGTCTATGTCCGCGCCGACCTGCCGATCCGGGTGATCGACATCTATCGCGACTGGCGCAAGGTGGAGAGCGCCGACGGCACCAGCGGATGGATGCAGGTGGGGCTGCTGAGCGATCGCCGCACCGGGATCGTGCAGGGCGGCATCACCGAGCTTCGCGAATCGGCCGATGCCGGCGCGCGCGTCGCGTGGCGAGTCGCGCCCGGGGTGGTGGGACGGATCATCGGCTGTGCGCGCGGCTGGTGCCGGATCGATATCAAGGGGCGCGGCGGCTATATCGAGCAGGCAAGGTTGTGGGGCGTCGCGCCCGACGAGGACGTGGATTAG
- a CDS encoding acetyl-CoA C-acyltransferase, giving the protein MGSFMGCLTDATATQLGAAAVGAAVERAGLKGEAIERIYMGCVLPAGLGQAPARQAALGAGLPEHVEATTLNKMCGSGMQAAIMAAEALAAGSADFIVAGGMESMTNAPYLSLRHRSGARIGHDAMKDHMYLDGLEDAYEPGRLMGSFAEDTAAEYQFTRAAQDDFAIASLERAQQAQTSGAFDREIVAVEVKGRKGVTTVRLDEQPARGDIAKIPTLKPAFSKDGTITAANASSISDGAAALVMTRMSIAEKFGLTPVARVVAHAGHAHASARFTTAPVFAMRKALEKAGWSTGDVDLFEVNEAFACVAMIAMRDLGLSHDVVNVHGGACALGHPIGASGARILATLLSALETKGARRGLASLCIGGGEATAMAVELVG; this is encoded by the coding sequence ATGGGCAGCTTCATGGGGTGCCTGACCGACGCCACCGCGACCCAGCTGGGGGCCGCCGCAGTGGGGGCCGCGGTCGAGCGCGCGGGGCTCAAGGGCGAGGCGATCGAGCGCATCTACATGGGCTGCGTCCTCCCCGCCGGCCTCGGCCAGGCCCCTGCGCGCCAGGCGGCGCTCGGCGCGGGGCTGCCCGAGCATGTCGAGGCGACGACGCTCAACAAGATGTGCGGATCGGGCATGCAGGCAGCGATCATGGCCGCCGAAGCGCTGGCGGCGGGGTCGGCCGATTTCATCGTCGCGGGCGGCATGGAGAGCATGACCAACGCCCCCTATCTGTCGCTGCGCCACCGCTCGGGCGCGCGGATCGGCCATGATGCGATGAAGGATCATATGTATCTCGACGGGCTCGAGGATGCCTATGAGCCCGGCCGGCTGATGGGCAGCTTCGCCGAGGATACCGCCGCCGAATATCAGTTCACCCGCGCCGCGCAGGACGATTTCGCGATCGCCAGCCTCGAGCGCGCGCAGCAGGCGCAGACGTCGGGCGCGTTCGATCGCGAGATCGTGGCGGTCGAGGTCAAGGGCCGCAAGGGCGTCACCACCGTCCGGCTCGACGAGCAGCCCGCGCGCGGCGACATCGCCAAGATCCCGACGCTCAAGCCCGCCTTCTCGAAGGACGGCACGATCACCGCCGCCAACGCCTCGTCGATCTCCGACGGCGCGGCGGCGCTGGTGATGACGCGGATGTCGATCGCCGAGAAGTTCGGCCTCACCCCGGTCGCGCGCGTCGTCGCGCATGCCGGGCACGCCCACGCATCGGCGCGCTTCACCACCGCCCCGGTATTCGCGATGCGCAAGGCGTTGGAGAAGGCCGGGTGGAGCACCGGCGATGTCGACTTGTTCGAGGTGAACGAAGCGTTCGCCTGCGTCGCGATGATCGCGATGCGCGACCTGGGGTTGTCGCACGACGTGGTCAACGTCCATGGCGGCGCGTGCGCGCTCGGCCATCCGATCGGTGCGAGCGGCGCGCGTATCCTCGCGACCTTGCTGTCGGCGCTCGAAACCAAGGGCGCGCGGCGCGGGCTAGCGTCGCTGTGCATCGGCGGCGGCGAAGCTACCGCGATGGCGGTCGAACTGGTCGGGTGA